Part of the Rana temporaria chromosome 11, aRanTem1.1, whole genome shotgun sequence genome, CAGATTGTAGGGTGTATGATGAGATTGTAGGGTGTATGATGAGATTGTAGGGTGTATGATGAGATTGTAGGGTGTATGATGAGATTGTAGGGTGTATGGTACGATGAGATTGTAGGGTGTATGATCAGATTGTAGGGTGTATGGTACGATGAGATTGTATGGCCGCACACATGGTGGGATGTGGAGCTCTATGATGATGTGACAGTTGGGAGGACATGTCATGTCAGGGAGGGGACCGCCCCTTGTGGGCGGGTCTGTGGAGGGGAGGGCGGAGCGGAGACAGACGGATAGAaacaaaggagagagagagaagagaagatcgGGGAGAGTTACACGTGGGGGGAATAGAGGAGATCGGAGAGGGATGGAAGGGACGATCGTCTGACTGTCGGACAGAGTACGGCTCCCAGCGGGGAGATCACACATTGCTAGGAAATGATCGGAGAAGTCCCACAACTCCAACACACACGTGTCCTCTGCTGATCTCCCCCGATCCTTCGCCGACACTTCCCCTCCGCCCGCCCGCCTCTCATTGTCCGCCCAGCTGTCACTTCTCTCCCCGGAGATCACCGGACTCATGGCCGCCCTCAGCAGCCCCGGCTCCAGcccccaccccacctccccccggGTCTACTTCCAGTCCTCCCCCAGCGAGAGCGCAGAGCAGCCGCCCGAGAGGAGACATCCGGGGAAAGTCACCGTCAAGTATGACCGAAAGGAGCTGAGGAAGAGGCTGAGGCTGGAGGAATGGATCCTGGATCAGCTGGTCCTTCTCTATGACTGCCAGGTGAGGGCGACACTCTCACACAccccggggggaggggagggggggcaatcaTATCCACACCCTGTGCCAGGAGGGGGCAGTGCCCATCCCTGGAGGGTGATCAGTCACTTCCCTCTAGGACtggcaggagagggggagggggggtgtgtgcTGATGACATCCAGGGACAGCTGGGGACACCTGTCATCCCATGTGATTGGAGGAGGGGGGATCACATTGCTCCATAAACTTTGTGCCTGAACATTTCTAACCAGGAGGTGACCCTTTATCATTTATTAATGGATGACCTCATTATATaacttattatttattaaaaacaattctCTAACCACACACCCCTATTACTGTGTGTTCTCCCTTCCCTCCAGTCACTGACCTTCTTCTCCAGAGGTGGTGATTGGATCGATCGGAACACGTGGGATTCTCAGCAGTTTTCGACACTTTATTCACGccaatgttaaaaaaatgcattaatattTACAGATCGGAGTCTGTACATGTGTGCTGCGTTCTGATCCGTAACACGCAATCCCAAAATCTGTGTCTGAGATCACATTCtacatacagctgttctgtaagaTTGTTTCTCGAAAAATGTTTGTGGTGTggggtgtgtttttattttttaagggcaCTAATGGCCAACGCTTCCAAAATGCCGTTAAAACGCTCTTAGCTattaccagcattttttttttttttaaatgggggggggggggggataaatttaataataaaataaaaaggaagaagGGGGCAatttctcctccttctctctctttttttatatatatatatataaaaaaggaagaagagggcacattttatatatatattaaaaaagtgccttttttttatttaaataaaatgctgATAATGGCTTTTTGTTAGAGCGTTTTAACAGCATTTTGGTGATGTTGGTCATTTTGCAGTTAGTTTTAGACcttaccagtgttttttttttaacgtttttgatcaattgggaaaaaaaaggaaaaaaaaatcctaatataccgtatttatcgccgtataacgcgctcccacgtataccgcgcacccctaaagttgccccgaatcctgtggaaaaaagtgtttttttgtacttagttttggtgtcttgcgcggcggcctcgtcgggtccggcgtccgtctgcggcttcgggtgtcctcttcgttgggtccggcgtccttctgcggtttcgggtgtcctcttcattgcgtccgtctgcggcttcggatgtcctcttcgtcgggtcgggcgtccttctgcggcgtcgtcgcgtcctccctgctcgtttcccgcgctcagtttgaatactgcgccaacatatacagagcgcagtacactcgtgtattgtcgacAATGcccggctactctcgcgctgacgtcctgtacgtcagcGCGGAAGggagccgagactgcctgacaatacacaagtgtactgcgctctgtatatgtcggcgcagtattcaaactcggcgcgggtatcggcgtataccgcgcacccgcgatttttccctgattttcagggcaaaaaagtgcgctgtatacgccgataaatacggtatatatatattgtaaaaaaaaaaaaaaagctaataaacgctattgaaaaaaaaaaaaaagttgaaaaactcactgcaaagctactggcatttttttataacgttattttaacatccggtgtgcatgaggcctaaaacgaaaacaaaaaagggggggagagcgCTCAAAACGCTAGGAACGTTTCTGCTGGAAATACTCAAACTCtacaacaaaaacttttttttttttctgctcctagatgcTAAAGCTCAAAAAAACGCCGATGgcctaaagtagtgtgcatgATAAATAGGAGAACACTATTtttagcttctaggagcagaaaaatgctaatagcttctaggagcttaaaaaaCCCgcgagtgtgcatggagccttactcaTCATTTCACAGGAAGTTTTGTGCCGGAAAAAAACTTGTAATGAGATGAAAATAACTTGTAATGAGATCAGGAAAAGGTTTCCACCCTATATGGAGTAGACGGTACAGAGTGGTCATGTCAGACATGTGCAGACCACGGTTCTCCTCGGAGAAGACCAGGAAGGACGGAGGATGTGACGTCTCGGGCTGGATCTTGTGTACATGTGTCTGGGAAGTTCCCCTTTATCCAAGTCATGGGATAGAGAGATGGAGACGCACGCTGCCACATGGTAGATTGTTGAGGACAGGATGGAGAACAGATCAAAGCTCCATTCAcgcttgtgcgacttgtcatgtgactttggacatcaaaAGTAGCATGACGGGTCTTCTATAAATGACATCTGTTAAAGTCGCAGCAACTTTGAGacggtttctgcactactttgcaACTTTTGGGTCAACTTTTGTTTCAGAGAGTGTAAAGTTGCACCCCAAAGTGGCAATGGAAATTGTGTGACTTTGGCGTCATACtattgtgaatggagccttaagcacCCAGGCCGAAAGTCAGGTGCAGGCCCGTCgctgcaaggcaggcaaaccaagcaattgcttggggccccaagcagggcccttgcttgCCGCGCTTCCTAcagccgcctgagcgctctataggGAGCCTCGAGTCGTCGCTTCCCTTTCTCTGTAGCATggctgagctcctcttccttcctcctgtcagtccggactccggccgggtaccgcgcagtacaggagattcagtttcctgttcctggctggactgacaggaagtgcacactgagtgctcacttcctttcagtctggctgggaacaggaaactgaatcttctgCCATGCGGTACGGGCctggtaaaggggggggggggggagtaaaaaacatagggaggggggtCCCAGGGGGCAGTAAAGAACATGGGGAGTAAaacgaacatgggggggggggggagtaagaatGACACGGGGAGGGGGAGATgagtggttcctgtaggctttgcgtacatgtgggggggggcctccatgtccattttgcttggggagGGCGCCCCCAAATTCCTTTAAACGGCCCTGGTCCGGTGGCATCGGCCAGTTCAATAAAACAGTCTACATTCGGATTATGTGTACGGCAGCCAGTCCGACAGAAGACGGCTTCTCTTGAAGGGTCATGACtaaaaaaggtctgctgattgGCGCTCTCAGCCAACGACTGACAGTGCTGAGCGGAGTgtttggaggggggaggggcttctATCAgatcacaatagcacagcagaggagatcgctgtactaacattggattgctAGTACAGCAGCTGTGATCTAAACTGAACCTGCTagtagtgtgtatgaggctttaaattGAAAGTTCAGCCAAAAACAAACTCCTAACTCTAGTGGCAGCCACATTCTGAGActaatctatctagccctgtgAAGCAAAAATCGGTATAAATACCTTTTCTGCAGCTGATCCAGTCCGGTCTCCAGCGGCGGGCGCTGTGTAGACGGCAGACATTGGCttggaagtgacatcacccatagacttactaagGGGCTTCCTAACCTCGTCTACACAGAGAAGCCCGCCGCTGACCGCTCAGCGTGGACACTGGATCGGCTGTAGAAAAGGGAtgtatagcgatttttttttttttggatggattaGTCTTGTACacagtctgaatttccgacaacagatgttccatgggagctttttgtcggaaattccgaccgtgtgtaggctccatcggccAAAAATTTTGagagattttccaacaacaaaatccgttctcgtaaatttcggtctggtaaaactcgcGTTCGTAACGGAGACAGCACATTCGTCCCACTGTtacggactgaaaagcgcgaatcgtctctcgccaaacttctactaacacgactggtattgaatttCCCtttagtgccgtcatacgtcggcgttcggaatttccgtcaacatttgtgcgaccgtgtgtatgcaagacaagtttgagcgaacaatccgccggaaaaaaaaatcaacggttttgttgtcggaatttcctatcgtctgTAGAATGTGCCCACCAGTGGATTTAGAATAAAGTTTTTGGCTGAACTTCCAAAGGCTCCTTTTTATTATATTTGGTGTTTCTCTGGCCTTTCTGTTAGGCATTAGTGTCATTCTTTAGTCAACATTCATCGGGTCATAAAACGTTGTCCTGCTGTGTACATTGTAAATAGTTGTATTTGGGATTTCCTGCTTTTTGAAGCGTCTCCAACAAATCTTCTGTTTTTAGGACTATGGAGGTTAACGTGGTCATGACTTCACCTCATTGTAAATAAACAGATTTATTATATAGCAGATGCGATAAGCACCCTGTGCTGGTCTTCCCTCGCTCCTCTGCCACCAGAGCCCTGTGACAAACTGTACTTTCAGGTATGAGGGAACATGTGACACTCCTCTGGCCAATCAGCAGGCCTGAGTCCTGTCACATAGAATTGGGGAGAGAGATGTAAGCCTTGTGTGAGTTGGTGAGATCTGTGAAGTCCAGGATAGGTGTTCCGCCGCTGGTAAAGCAGGCCCCCTACTTTTCCTGCCGTATACAGGGTCACTTTGAAgctagttttccagcatgcaAGACATTATTCATTGATACAGTGTGTTTatgtacatttttgtaaatattttattatatctttccatgtgacgacactgaagaaatgacacgttgctacaatgtaaagcagggcttgacaaatttgcttagaatctaggagccaactgaaaaagttaggagccagcttTTTATATCAGCTGCCCagttatctcccccccccccccccccatgcggctctggtcccctccgctcctctgtcccccccccccccatgcggctctggtcccctccgctcctctgttctcccccccccccatgcggctctggtcccctccgctcctctgttctccccccccccccccatgcggctctggtcccctccgctcctctgttctccccaacccccccccccccccatgcgacTCTGGTCCCCTCCGCTAttctccccaaccccccccccatgcgaCTCTGGTCCCCTCcgctgctctggtcccctccgctcctctgttcccccccccccatgcggctctggtcccctccgctcctctgtcccgtcccccccatgctgctctggtctcctctgtcccccccccccccatgctgctctggtctcctctgtccccccccccccatgctgctctggtctcctctgtccccccccccccatgctgctctggtccccctcaGCGCTCACCTCTCTCGGGCTTAGTTAAGCAGCGCGACTGAATGACGTTCCTCGGGAGTCGGCACTGAGAAGCTCATACGATCCGGAAGGAGGGCTCACGGCAGCCGCACACAGCTGTGATACAAGCTTCCTTGTCACCCGTTCTACTGCTAtttccttcccccgctctccatctAGACTCTCAGCGGCAGCagacaggatggagagcgggggaaggaaaTAGCAGGAGAACGGGTGACGAGGAAGCTTATATCACAGCTGTGTGCGGCTGCCGTGAGCCCTCCTTCCGGATCGTATGAGCTTCTTAGTGCCGACTCCCGAGGAACATGTCATTGAGTTGCGCTGCTTAACTAAGCCCGagagaggtgagcgctgcgggggggggggggacgacagaggagcggaggggaccagagcagcatgggggggggggcgggacagtACATGCCTGCCCAGCTGTCAAACTGGGAAGATGATGTCGGAAGTTGGCAGGCAGACAGAGCAAGCTGTTATCGTCACAGCACCGTCTACCAGAGGGCGCTGATTCGTAAAAAGTGACAGCCTCAATCTTGGCTAGCCCAGGCTGCAGTCCAAATACCTACAGCTGCTGCGGTGTAGCCCGGGCGCCAGGACTCGATTTCCAGTCgccattgcgacctggcgcctgggttttgtcgagccctgatgtaaagtgagtatacagcttgtataacagtgtaaatttgctttcccTTCAAAAtttctcaacacacagccattaatgtctaaaccgctggcaagaaaagtaaagtacacccctaagtgaaaatttccaaattgggcccaaagtgtcaatattttgtgtggccaccattattttccagcactgcctgtggcatggaggtcaccagagcttcacaggttgccactggagtcctcttccactcctccatgatgacttcacagagctggtggatgttagagaccttgcgctcctccaccttccatttgaggatgccccacagatgctcaatagggtttaggtctggagacatgcttggccagtccattgcCTTTACCCtccgcttctttagcaaggcagtggtcgtcttggagaagtgtttggggttgttatgtttGAATACTGTCCTGagccccagtctctgaagggaggggatcatgctctgcttcagtatgtcagagTACATGTTGGcagtcatggttccctcaatgaactgtgccagcagcactcatgcagccccagaccatgacactcccatcaccatgcttgactgtaggcaagacacacttgtctttgttctcctcacctggttgctgccacatgtgcttgacaccatctgaaccaaataagtttatcttggtcacaTCAGACCACAggtcatggttccagtaatccatgtccttagtgtgcttgtcttcagcaaactgttttcaggcttttttatgcatcatctttagaagaggcttccttctgggacgacagccatgcagaccaatttgatgcagtgtgcggcttaTGGTCTGAgccctgacaggctgacccccccccccctttcaacctctgcagcaatgccgtCAGCGCTCCTAcgcctatttcccaaagacaacctctggatatgatgtggAGCATGTGTACTTAACATCATTGGTCGACTATGGCGAGACCtggtctgagtggaacctgttctgttaaaccgctgtatggacttggccaccgtgctgcagctcagtttcagggtcttgtcaatcttcttatagcctaggtcatctttatgtagagaagcCAAAGGAAGTGGGTTCAATGATGCTGGGTGTCATCCATTCTGGAAAAAGACAACTGTAGTGGAAAGTCTGGCcactattgtattttattttaatataaattgtcactaaacccacatcctaaaaataaaatcaataagtGCTATTCATACTCACTCGGgcactatgagatttgttttctgtattctgcaaaaaaatactggttgatcctgctgtttgccatgtccccaattcagctagggatatTCCAGCTAtagtggcagctctgcacatgctcagttttcagtgagtttctggaATCACGCATGTGGCCGTATACACTTTGATAAATGAcattccatgcccactaaccggATAAACACAATGGTGGAGGGATATTAAATGTAGATTAATGGATGCTTCACCTCCCTCTCATtctaagatgggggggggggggctggcgtgACACAGCCTGCGACTGACAGAAATTTGCCCAAAGTATGCAGTATGTTATtgccacaaaataataaagatttgatttcaaatatatatttgtatgacaatttaaaacgaTTGAAATTAATTTTTAATGTATTCCAGAGCTGTGTGtggtaaaataattacagtgccatcatccatatacagaaatagaagggactatgtaaattaaacagtgtgtgtttagtatcacgttAATATTAATGTAAACTAGTACAGAATACCATGTCTATTATGTAGAAGTGTAATTGTGCATAACGTGGTCTGTATACCCTAGACTGACATTGGTAGAATATTAAGGTGACAAATGATAGAAAATGTTCATGGTTGGTATGTACGATTTGAGCGTGCCCGGAAAATAAATGGATCACTGTTCTGAGACAGGCCGACCACCCCAGCCCCTCTCAATAGACACAGACCTACAACTTCTGCCAATCTGTGTGTCTGTATAAAGATCTGTGTGAGAACAATGGGTCAGCAGCCAGATCCGGCATGCATGGCCGGCCTCCATTTATTCCCTGTAGGTAGTATTTATCCTCGATTTGGCGTGCGGCGCGCCCGTGTACCTACAGGAAGCACTGCCATGTAacttcacagccatttgtcacagATTTACAGGGAACTGTTAAATGTGACACTGGCTCCAGCAACTGTTGTCTTCTACTCAGTAATTTCATTCTGTCTCCAGAGTGTTGTGAATTCTTGCCAACGCCTGCGTAATGACCGCTTTCTTT contains:
- the PPP1R14B gene encoding protein phosphatase 1 regulatory subunit 14B, whose protein sequence is MAALSSPGSSPHPTSPRVYFQSSPSESAEQPPERRHPGKVTVKYDRKELRKRLRLEEWILDQLVLLYDCQEEEIPELEIDVDELLDMETDEQRGERVKELLNECYKPTEAFVTGLLEKIQGMQKLSTPQRK